From the genome of Acidobacteriota bacterium, one region includes:
- a CDS encoding efflux RND transporter periplasmic adaptor subunit translates to MSRRWWTVGVMRGVVASAAVMLTVACETRAQSTEEAPIPSVGVVLAEHRDIPLETAYTGRVEAVHTVELRPRVGGALEHVLFREGSLVRRGTPLFRIDPRPYSIALRRAEAELATVAAQLVRAREEARRAERLAAADAVAVEELDRRRAEVAMLEGQLDAARAAVQDAALNLEFTTVQAPVTGRVGRAEVMPGNLVNGGTGEGTRLAVLHSTDPVYVYFDLDPATATAAAAQTRAAWRASVSVLDGGGAIQGPIDFVDNGVGPQTGTLRVRARLPNADGRLLPGSVVKVGFRYGTAARATVVPELAIGTDQGARFVFVAAADGTVEYRPITTGARSGSWRVVSDAVRAGDQVILPGMPGLRPGIKVAPVQEVAR, encoded by the coding sequence GTGTCACGTCGGTGGTGGACGGTCGGAGTGATGCGAGGGGTGGTGGCGAGTGCCGCGGTCATGTTGACCGTCGCCTGCGAAACCCGGGCGCAATCGACCGAGGAGGCGCCAATCCCTTCGGTAGGAGTGGTGCTCGCGGAGCACCGCGATATTCCGCTCGAGACTGCGTATACAGGCCGCGTGGAAGCCGTGCACACGGTCGAACTGCGCCCCCGTGTCGGCGGCGCCCTCGAGCATGTGCTGTTTCGCGAAGGGAGCCTGGTGCGTCGCGGCACGCCGTTGTTCCGGATCGACCCCCGGCCGTACTCAATTGCATTGCGGCGCGCCGAAGCCGAACTGGCCACGGTAGCGGCACAGCTCGTGCGGGCCCGCGAAGAGGCGCGTCGCGCCGAGCGGCTGGCGGCGGCCGACGCGGTCGCGGTCGAGGAACTCGATCGCCGTCGCGCTGAAGTCGCGATGCTCGAAGGCCAGCTCGATGCGGCCCGCGCGGCAGTGCAGGACGCGGCCCTGAACCTGGAGTTTACGACCGTGCAGGCGCCGGTCACCGGCCGCGTCGGCCGCGCCGAGGTCATGCCGGGCAACCTGGTCAACGGCGGCACTGGTGAGGGCACCCGCCTCGCCGTCCTGCACTCGACCGATCCCGTCTACGTCTATTTCGATCTCGATCCGGCGACCGCGACCGCGGCCGCCGCGCAGACCCGGGCGGCGTGGCGTGCCTCGGTGTCGGTGCTCGATGGCGGCGGCGCGATCCAGGGGCCGATCGACTTCGTCGACAACGGCGTCGGTCCCCAGACCGGCACGCTCCGGGTTCGGGCCCGGTTGCCCAATGCTGATGGCCGGCTGCTACCGGGCTCGGTCGTCAAGGTCGGGTTTCGGTATGGCACGGCCGCGCGTGCCACCGTGGTGCCCGAACTCGCCATTGGCACCGATCAGGGCGCGCGGTTCGTGTTCGTGGCGGCCGCCGACGGGACGGTCGAGTACCGGCCGATCACGACCGGGGCCAGGTCGGGCAGCTGGCGGGTCGTCAGCGACGCGGTCCGCGCCGGTGATCAGGTCATCCTGCCGGGCATGCCGGGCCTGCGGCCCGGCATCAAGGTGGCGCCGGTGCAGGAGGTGGCGCGATGA